A part of Acropora palmata chromosome 8, jaAcrPala1.3, whole genome shotgun sequence genomic DNA contains:
- the LOC141890697 gene encoding serine/threonine-protein kinase Nek9-like isoform X2 yields the protein MAEDTFIEPRASEEPYTRIKTLGRGAFGEAVLYRKTEDNVLVVVKEVNLSRASEKERADAEKEVDILSLLNHTNIVTYYNHYIDGTSLLIEMEYCNGGTLNDKIHAQKELFAEEIVIWYFFQICSGMSHIHDCDIVHRDIKTLNIFLTKSGLVKLGDFGIATILKGSEDMAESVVGTPYYMSPEIIQGQKYNQKSDMWALGCVLYEMLTLKKVFDATNPLRLVSDIVKGQFTDISPRYTAEMNSLVNVLLSQNPDDRPSIDAVLAMPLLSNLGREMEKKVWELNASTRRTRLVTSSSIDAVPVITSKTSDVFYWGGGKQTPQKVDMFQGGHSALQLAVGQSHFAVVTVENELFTWAIAHGGKRMVGQLGHGDTATYRIPKPIEELHGIPIKQVACGDEITACITEDGVLYTFGSDYWGCIGCNNELDEDVTLPFRVDFFAGNPVAEVACGECHIVVITVSKEVYSWGCGEYGRLGQGSEDDCAAPQKVNIPTQCKVLAVCCGTDFTFLLTTAGRLLGFGNNEENQLGMNTPQSLRKRQIKSTTGHLPYVTSPKPVMSFNKYSISSVAAGRSHSAVIDVYGRLITVGSNKFGQLGLGDFKPRAGPSVVGGDMVGKRIVQAACGDDFTVVATADNQIYSWGRGDNGRLGVLTDSLMRAKGGIPCTAVPRPIFGALHILSCIACTHWNSIIIAERVLSSRTVKRGGAQGRSLESQSSGDNAPDSEFLDPIRLDTNQDSDNLFGDLTKDSGVGRSPRAPGFGSDPRSQEESSMPPAWLQDELDQAEYISMGSVGSESSERSLSGSGQTLSSSESSVPGAS from the exons ATGGCGGAAGATACCTTTATTGAGCCGAGAGCGTCAGAAGAGCCTTACACAAGGATCAAAACTTTAGGAAGGGGGGCTTTTGGCGAAGCAGTTTTGTATCGCAAAACAGAG GACAATGTTCTGGTGGTCGTAAAAGAAGTCAACCTGAGCCGTGCaagtgaaaaggaaagagCTGATGCAGAGAAGGAGGTGGATATTCTGTCGTTACTGAATCATACCAACATAGTGACTTACTACAATCACTACATTGATGGGACATCATTGCTCATTGAAATGGAATATTGCAATG GTGGAACTTTAAATGACAAGATTCATGCACAGAAAGAACTATTTGCTGAAGAG ATTGTGATATGGTACTTCTTCCAAATCTGTTCAGGGATGAGTCATATTCATGACTGTGATATTGTTCACAG AGACAtcaaaacactcaatattttCCTCACCAAATCTGGTTTGGTCAAACTTGGTGATTTTGGTATTGCAACTATCTTGAAAGGCTCAGAAGATATGGCCGAATCT GTGGTTGGAACTCCTTATTACATGTCGCCAGAAATAATTCAAGGACAGAA GTACAATCAGAAGAGTGACATGTGGGCTCTGGGTTGTGTTCTGTATGAGATGCTTACCTTGAAAAAAGTCTTTGATGCCACA AATCCTCTGAGACTTGTGTCAGACATAGTAAAAGGACAGTTCACGGACATTAGCCCTCGGTATACTGCTGAGATGAATAGCTTAGTCAATGTTTTGTTATCACAG AATCCAGATGACAGGCCTTCAATAGATGCAGTTCTAGCTATGCCTCTCCTGAGTAATTTGGGAAG GGAAATGGAAAAGAAGGTTTGGGAACTAAATGCTTCAACGAGAAGAACCAG GCTGGTCACCAGTAGCTCAATAGATGCTGTTCCAGTTATAACATCCAAAACCAGTGAC gTGTTTTACTGGGGAGGAGGCAAACAGACACCACAAAAGGTTGACATGTTCCAGGGTGGACACTCCGCACTTCAA CTTGCAGTTGGTCAGTCACACTTTGCTGTTGTTACTGTTGAAAATGAACTCTTTACTTGGGCT ATTGCACATGGTGGCAAGCGGATGGTTGGTCAATTGGGGCATGGTGATACAGCAACATATCGCATTCCAAAACCAATTGAAGAATTGCATGGAATTCCTATAAAACAAGTTGCTTGTGGTGATGAGATCACAGCCTGTATCACAG AGGATGGTGTACTGTACACATTTGGGTCTGATTACTGGGGATGTATTGGCTGCAACAACGAGCTTGATGAAGATGTTACTCTTCCATTCAGAGTTGATTTCTTTGCTGGGAACCCTGTGGCCGAAGTAGCCTGTGGAGAATGTCATATTGTAGTAATAACAG TTTCAAAAGAAGTTTACTCTTGGGGCTGCGGAGAGTAtg GTCGACTGGGACAGGGAAGTGAAGATGACTGTGCAGCACCGCAAAAG gTCAATATACCGACCCAATGTAAAGTGCTGGCAGTGTGTTGTGGCACAgattttactttcttgttgaCTACGGCTGGCCGTTTACTCGGGTTTGGGAATAATGAAGAGAATCAACTAGGGATGAACACGCCACAGTCGCTGAGAAAACGACAAATTAAG TCAACCACGGGGCATTTGCCTTACGTCACCAGCCCGAAACCTGTTATGTCCTTCAACAA GTACAGTATCAGTTCGGTGGCAGCTGGAAGATCACATTCGGCTGTCATAGATG tttaCGGACGCCTGATTACAGTTGGATCCAACAAATTCGGACAGCTGGGATTGGGGGATTTCAAGCCCCGCGCGGGGCCAAGCGTTGTTGGTGGTGATATGGTTGGGAAACGAATTGTACAAGCGGCTTGTGGGGACGATTTCACTGTTGTGGCCACAGCAG ATAACCAGATTTACTCTTGGGGAAGGGGTGATAATGGCCGACTGGGTGTGTTGACGGACAGCCTTATGAGGGCAAAGGGTGGAATCCCGTGCACAGCTGTACCGCGTCCGATTTTTGGTGCCTTGCACATTCTGTCCTGTATAGCATGTACACACTGGAATTCGATCATCATAGCAGAACGTGTTCTCAGTTCGAGGACTGTCAAGCGAGGTGGTGCACAAGGACGCTCCCTAGAATCGCAGTCAT CAGGTGACAATGCGCCAGATTCCGAGTTCTTAGATCCAATCAGATTGGACACAAATCAAGACAGCGACAATCTCTTCGGTGACTTAACAAAAGACTCAGGCGTTGGTCGCTCGCCCCGGGCCCCTGGGTTTGGATCAGATCCGAGGAGTCAGGAAGAGAGTAGCATGCCTCCGGCGTGGCTTCAAGAT GAGCTTGACCAAGCAGAATACATCTCCATGGGTTCTGTAGGCTCAGAAAGCTCTGAAAGAAGCCTGTCTGGTTCTGGACAAACCCTCTCCAGTTCCGAGAGCAGCGTACCAG GAGCTTCGTGA
- the LOC141890697 gene encoding serine/threonine-protein kinase Nek9-like isoform X1, with the protein MAEDTFIEPRASEEPYTRIKTLGRGAFGEAVLYRKTEDNVLVVVKEVNLSRASEKERADAEKEVDILSLLNHTNIVTYYNHYIDGTSLLIEMEYCNGGTLNDKIHAQKELFAEEIVIWYFFQICSGMSHIHDCDIVHRDIKTLNIFLTKSGLVKLGDFGIATILKGSEDMAESVVGTPYYMSPEIIQGQKYNQKSDMWALGCVLYEMLTLKKVFDATNPLRLVSDIVKGQFTDISPRYTAEMNSLVNVLLSQNPDDRPSIDAVLAMPLLSNLGREMEKKVWELNASTRRTRLVTSSSIDAVPVITSKTSDVFYWGGGKQTPQKVDMFQGGHSALQLAVGQSHFAVVTVENELFTWAIAHGGKRMVGQLGHGDTATYRIPKPIEELHGIPIKQVACGDEITACITEDGVLYTFGSDYWGCIGCNNELDEDVTLPFRVDFFAGNPVAEVACGECHIVVITVSKEVYSWGCGEYGRLGQGSEDDCAAPQKVNIPTQCKVLAVCCGTDFTFLLTTAGRLLGFGNNEENQLGMNTPQSLRKRQIKSTTGHLPYVTSPKPVMSFNKYSISSVAAGRSHSAVIDVYGRLITVGSNKFGQLGLGDFKPRAGPSVVGGDMVGKRIVQAACGDDFTVVATADNQIYSWGRGDNGRLGVLTDSLMRAKGGIPCTAVPRPIFGALHILSCIACTHWNSIIIAERVLSSRTVKRGGAQGRSLESQSSGDNAPDSEFLDPIRLDTNQDSDNLFGDLTKDSGVGRSPRAPGFGSDPRSQEESSMPPAWLQDELDQAEYISMGSVGSESSERSLSGSGQTLSSSESSVPGWLKNELRDAEYIPIGGLTPPAGRDSKYETSTSSVAVQCDLEPRDVEDMKTLLLQVQQENAKLRETLAQQNKEMKILQQENNNFVVNQRKFWELIDSWHKDCQQAMPLGLADPREDGNVGRLGSAGARSSTDSFDDAWEV; encoded by the exons ATGGCGGAAGATACCTTTATTGAGCCGAGAGCGTCAGAAGAGCCTTACACAAGGATCAAAACTTTAGGAAGGGGGGCTTTTGGCGAAGCAGTTTTGTATCGCAAAACAGAG GACAATGTTCTGGTGGTCGTAAAAGAAGTCAACCTGAGCCGTGCaagtgaaaaggaaagagCTGATGCAGAGAAGGAGGTGGATATTCTGTCGTTACTGAATCATACCAACATAGTGACTTACTACAATCACTACATTGATGGGACATCATTGCTCATTGAAATGGAATATTGCAATG GTGGAACTTTAAATGACAAGATTCATGCACAGAAAGAACTATTTGCTGAAGAG ATTGTGATATGGTACTTCTTCCAAATCTGTTCAGGGATGAGTCATATTCATGACTGTGATATTGTTCACAG AGACAtcaaaacactcaatattttCCTCACCAAATCTGGTTTGGTCAAACTTGGTGATTTTGGTATTGCAACTATCTTGAAAGGCTCAGAAGATATGGCCGAATCT GTGGTTGGAACTCCTTATTACATGTCGCCAGAAATAATTCAAGGACAGAA GTACAATCAGAAGAGTGACATGTGGGCTCTGGGTTGTGTTCTGTATGAGATGCTTACCTTGAAAAAAGTCTTTGATGCCACA AATCCTCTGAGACTTGTGTCAGACATAGTAAAAGGACAGTTCACGGACATTAGCCCTCGGTATACTGCTGAGATGAATAGCTTAGTCAATGTTTTGTTATCACAG AATCCAGATGACAGGCCTTCAATAGATGCAGTTCTAGCTATGCCTCTCCTGAGTAATTTGGGAAG GGAAATGGAAAAGAAGGTTTGGGAACTAAATGCTTCAACGAGAAGAACCAG GCTGGTCACCAGTAGCTCAATAGATGCTGTTCCAGTTATAACATCCAAAACCAGTGAC gTGTTTTACTGGGGAGGAGGCAAACAGACACCACAAAAGGTTGACATGTTCCAGGGTGGACACTCCGCACTTCAA CTTGCAGTTGGTCAGTCACACTTTGCTGTTGTTACTGTTGAAAATGAACTCTTTACTTGGGCT ATTGCACATGGTGGCAAGCGGATGGTTGGTCAATTGGGGCATGGTGATACAGCAACATATCGCATTCCAAAACCAATTGAAGAATTGCATGGAATTCCTATAAAACAAGTTGCTTGTGGTGATGAGATCACAGCCTGTATCACAG AGGATGGTGTACTGTACACATTTGGGTCTGATTACTGGGGATGTATTGGCTGCAACAACGAGCTTGATGAAGATGTTACTCTTCCATTCAGAGTTGATTTCTTTGCTGGGAACCCTGTGGCCGAAGTAGCCTGTGGAGAATGTCATATTGTAGTAATAACAG TTTCAAAAGAAGTTTACTCTTGGGGCTGCGGAGAGTAtg GTCGACTGGGACAGGGAAGTGAAGATGACTGTGCAGCACCGCAAAAG gTCAATATACCGACCCAATGTAAAGTGCTGGCAGTGTGTTGTGGCACAgattttactttcttgttgaCTACGGCTGGCCGTTTACTCGGGTTTGGGAATAATGAAGAGAATCAACTAGGGATGAACACGCCACAGTCGCTGAGAAAACGACAAATTAAG TCAACCACGGGGCATTTGCCTTACGTCACCAGCCCGAAACCTGTTATGTCCTTCAACAA GTACAGTATCAGTTCGGTGGCAGCTGGAAGATCACATTCGGCTGTCATAGATG tttaCGGACGCCTGATTACAGTTGGATCCAACAAATTCGGACAGCTGGGATTGGGGGATTTCAAGCCCCGCGCGGGGCCAAGCGTTGTTGGTGGTGATATGGTTGGGAAACGAATTGTACAAGCGGCTTGTGGGGACGATTTCACTGTTGTGGCCACAGCAG ATAACCAGATTTACTCTTGGGGAAGGGGTGATAATGGCCGACTGGGTGTGTTGACGGACAGCCTTATGAGGGCAAAGGGTGGAATCCCGTGCACAGCTGTACCGCGTCCGATTTTTGGTGCCTTGCACATTCTGTCCTGTATAGCATGTACACACTGGAATTCGATCATCATAGCAGAACGTGTTCTCAGTTCGAGGACTGTCAAGCGAGGTGGTGCACAAGGACGCTCCCTAGAATCGCAGTCAT CAGGTGACAATGCGCCAGATTCCGAGTTCTTAGATCCAATCAGATTGGACACAAATCAAGACAGCGACAATCTCTTCGGTGACTTAACAAAAGACTCAGGCGTTGGTCGCTCGCCCCGGGCCCCTGGGTTTGGATCAGATCCGAGGAGTCAGGAAGAGAGTAGCATGCCTCCGGCGTGGCTTCAAGAT GAGCTTGACCAAGCAGAATACATCTCCATGGGTTCTGTAGGCTCAGAAAGCTCTGAAAGAAGCCTGTCTGGTTCTGGACAAACCCTCTCCAGTTCCGAGAGCAGCGTACCAGGTTGGCTCAAAAAC GAGCTTCGTGATGCCGAATACATTCCGATTGGTGGGCTCACTCCACCCGCGGGAAGAGATAGCAAATA TGAAACATCCACTTCTTCAGTAGCAGTTCAGTGCGACCTTGAGCCGC GCGATGTCGAAGATATGAAAACACTCCTGTTACAAGTACAGCAGGAAAACGCaaag CTTCGTGAAACGTTAGCACAGCAAAACAAGGAGATGAAAATATTGCAGCAAGAG AACAACAACTTTGTTGTCAACCAACGAAAATTCTGGGAGCTGATTGACTCCTGGCACAAGGATTGTCAACAAGCAATGCCACTTGGTTTGGCAGATCCTAGA GAGGATGGAAACGTCGGGAGGCTAGGGTCAGCGGGCGCACGTAGCTCGACAGATTCCTTTGATGACGCATGGGAGGTGTGA